The following are from one region of the Jeongeupia sp. USM3 genome:
- a CDS encoding nitrite/sulfite reductase, whose protein sequence is MYRYDQYDLTLLEQRTAQFRDQVVRRLSGALSEEEFLPLRLQNGLYLQRHAYMLRVAIPYGTLSSAQMRVLAEIGRRWDRGYGHFTTRQNIQFNWINLEDAPDIMDRLAEAEMHAIQTSGNVVRNITTEQFAGVAADEVIDPRPLAEILRQWSTLNPEFAFLPRKFKIAISASATDRAAVRAHDVGLYLYRGDDGALLLRVLAGGGLGRTPLLGAVIREALPWQHLTTYVEAVLRVYNRYGRRDNKYKARIKILVQALGADAFAAEVEREWDRLRDSPATITEAEYRRVAAHFAAPDYADAATDPAVLAAYLAGDAAFARWHRRNVHAHQRAGYASVTLSTKPGMAAPPGDVSSAQMALVAGWAERFGFGEIRISHEQNLILPDVRQRELFALWQAATAAGLATPNAGLLTDIIACPGGDYCSLANARSIPVAQAIQARFDDLDFLHDLGPLSLNLSGCVNACGHHHLGNIGILGVDKHGEEWYQVTLGGEQGLDATIGKVIGRAFRAGEMPDVVDRIVETFRAHRAGDEPFSQTFRRIGLAPFKTRVYAQEEAA, encoded by the coding sequence GTGTACCGATACGATCAATACGACCTGACGCTGCTCGAACAGCGCACCGCGCAGTTCCGCGATCAGGTAGTGCGCCGCCTGTCCGGCGCGCTGAGCGAAGAGGAGTTCCTGCCGCTGCGGCTGCAGAACGGGCTCTACCTGCAGCGCCACGCCTACATGTTGCGTGTGGCGATTCCGTACGGCACGCTGTCGTCGGCGCAGATGCGCGTGCTGGCCGAGATCGGCCGGCGCTGGGATCGCGGCTACGGCCACTTCACCACCCGGCAGAACATCCAGTTCAACTGGATCAACCTCGAAGACGCGCCGGACATCATGGACCGGCTGGCCGAGGCCGAGATGCACGCGATCCAGACCTCGGGCAATGTCGTGCGCAACATCACCACCGAGCAGTTCGCCGGCGTCGCCGCCGACGAGGTGATCGACCCGCGTCCGCTGGCCGAGATCCTCCGGCAGTGGTCGACGCTGAACCCCGAATTCGCCTTCCTGCCGCGCAAGTTCAAGATCGCCATTTCGGCGTCGGCGACCGATCGTGCCGCGGTGCGCGCGCACGACGTCGGCCTTTACCTGTACCGCGGTGACGACGGTGCGCTGCTGCTGCGCGTGCTCGCCGGCGGCGGGCTCGGCCGTACGCCGCTGCTGGGCGCGGTGATCCGCGAGGCGCTGCCGTGGCAGCACCTGACGACGTACGTCGAAGCCGTGCTGCGCGTCTACAACCGCTACGGCCGGCGCGACAACAAGTACAAGGCGCGGATCAAGATCCTGGTGCAGGCGCTCGGTGCCGATGCGTTCGCCGCCGAGGTCGAGCGCGAATGGGACCGGCTGCGCGACAGCCCGGCCACGATCACCGAGGCCGAATACCGCCGCGTCGCCGCGCATTTCGCAGCGCCCGACTACGCCGACGCCGCGACCGACCCCGCCGTGCTCGCCGCGTATCTCGCCGGCGATGCCGCATTCGCGCGCTGGCACCGTCGCAACGTGCACGCGCACCAGCGGGCCGGCTACGCCAGCGTCACGCTGTCTACCAAGCCCGGCATGGCCGCACCGCCCGGCGACGTCAGCAGTGCGCAGATGGCGCTGGTCGCCGGCTGGGCCGAGCGCTTCGGCTTCGGTGAAATCCGCATCAGCCACGAACAGAACCTGATCCTGCCCGACGTGCGCCAGCGCGAGCTGTTCGCGCTGTGGCAGGCCGCCACGGCAGCGGGGCTGGCGACGCCGAATGCCGGCCTGCTGACCGACATCATCGCCTGTCCGGGCGGCGACTACTGCTCGCTGGCGAACGCCCGCTCGATTCCGGTCGCGCAGGCGATCCAGGCGCGCTTCGACGACCTCGATTTCCTGCACGACCTCGGGCCGCTGTCGCTGAACCTCTCGGGCTGCGTCAACGCCTGCGGCCATCACCACCTCGGCAACATCGGCATCCTCGGCGTCGATAAGCACGGCGAGGAGTGGTACCAGGTGACGCTCGGCGGCGAGCAGGGGCTGGACGCGACGATCGGCAAGGTGATCGGCCGCGCCTTCCGCGCCGGCGAGATGCCCGATGTCGTCGACAGGATCGTCGAGACCTTCCG
- a CDS encoding PLP-dependent aminotransferase family protein encodes MKRYEDIAELIAADIRSGRLAPGTRLPSIRKVMAQHRVSPSTAFQAYYLLEKRGLVRARERSGYFVAGAGQTLPPEPAASLPPQVSAPVDISELVFSVLGAVQHRNILPLGSAFPSPKLFPLPRLAKSLASTARFIDPWDTVASLPPGNTGLRQQIALRYLGMGMPQAPENIIVTNGALEALNLCLAAVAQPGDVIAIESPGFYAATQAIERLGMQALEIPVHPKNGLDLDALAAALERHPVRACWFMTSFQNPMGASMDEARKQALVALLARHQIPLIEDDVYGELYFGKHPPLPAKAFDTQGLVMHCSSFSKTLAPGYRIGWVSPGRFGQRIERLKLMTTLSASVPAQVAIADYLQTGAYDKHLRKLRHALESQLACMNRALVEHFPAGVRVSRPSGGYFLWVEFPDDFDTLDLHRRAIEQGISLAPGPIFSASRRFRNCLRLNYGSPWSEDFEQGMALLGRLASSG; translated from the coding sequence ATGAAGCGTTACGAAGACATCGCCGAGCTGATCGCGGCCGACATCCGCAGCGGCCGGCTGGCGCCGGGCACGCGGCTACCGTCGATCCGCAAGGTAATGGCACAGCACCGAGTCAGCCCGTCGACGGCGTTCCAGGCGTACTACCTGCTGGAAAAGCGCGGCCTTGTCCGTGCGCGCGAGCGCTCTGGCTACTTCGTCGCCGGCGCCGGCCAGACGCTGCCGCCGGAGCCCGCCGCCAGCTTGCCGCCGCAGGTCTCCGCACCGGTCGACATCAGCGAGCTGGTGTTCTCGGTGCTCGGCGCGGTCCAGCACCGCAACATCCTGCCACTGGGCTCGGCGTTCCCGTCGCCGAAGCTGTTCCCGCTGCCGCGACTGGCGAAATCGCTGGCGTCGACGGCGCGCTTCATCGACCCGTGGGACACCGTCGCCAGCCTGCCACCGGGCAACACCGGCTTGCGGCAGCAGATCGCGCTGCGCTACCTCGGCATGGGCATGCCGCAGGCCCCCGAGAACATCATCGTCACCAATGGCGCGCTCGAAGCGCTGAACCTGTGCCTGGCGGCGGTCGCGCAGCCGGGCGATGTGATCGCGATCGAATCGCCGGGTTTCTACGCGGCGACGCAGGCGATCGAACGGCTGGGCATGCAGGCGCTGGAAATCCCGGTCCACCCGAAGAACGGGCTCGATCTCGACGCGCTGGCCGCCGCGCTCGAGCGCCATCCGGTCAGGGCCTGCTGGTTCATGACCTCGTTCCAGAACCCGATGGGCGCGAGCATGGACGAAGCCAGGAAACAGGCGCTGGTCGCGCTGCTGGCGCGGCACCAGATTCCGCTGATCGAAGACGATGTGTATGGCGAGCTGTACTTCGGCAAACACCCGCCGTTGCCGGCCAAGGCCTTCGATACCCAAGGGCTGGTGATGCACTGCAGTTCGTTCTCGAAAACCCTCGCCCCCGGCTACCGGATCGGCTGGGTCTCGCCGGGGCGCTTCGGACAGCGGATCGAACGGCTCAAGCTGATGACGACGCTGTCGGCCAGCGTGCCGGCGCAGGTGGCAATTGCCGATTACCTGCAGACAGGCGCCTACGACAAGCATCTGCGCAAGCTGCGGCACGCGCTCGAATCGCAGCTGGCGTGCATGAACCGCGCGCTGGTCGAACACTTCCCCGCCGGCGTCCGGGTCTCCCGCCCCAGCGGCGGCTATTTCCTGTGGGTCGAGTTTCCCGACGATTTCGACACGCTGGACTTGCACCGGCGCGCGATCGAACAGGGCATCAGCCTCGCCCCCGGGCCGATCTTCTCGGCGAGCCGGCGGTTCCGCAACTGCCTGCGGCTCAACTATGGCTCGCCGTGGAGCGAAGACTTCGAGCAGGGCATGGCGCTGCTCGGCCGGCTGGCATCGTCGGGCTAG
- the yegQ gene encoding tRNA 5-hydroxyuridine modification protein YegQ, whose protein sequence is MSLKAPELLLPAGTLEKMRAAYDFGADAVYAGQPRYSLRARNNEFRLEQLQQGIAEAHARGKKLFVASNILPHNAKVKTYLADMAPVIAMKPDALIMADPGLIMMVRERWPEQPIHLSVQANTVNYAGVKFWQSLGLERVILSRELSLDEVEEIRQLCPDIELEVFIHGALCIAYSGRCLLSGYFNHRDPNQGTCTNACRWDYKLSDTQSDDAGDVQPAKIDFDFNRALGEAEQSLAACGGAERHPLADRTYLIEEASRPGELMPIIEDEHGTYIMNSKDLRAVQHVERLARIGVDSLKVEGRTKSLYYVARAAQVYRRAIDDAVAGRPFNPALLADLDGLANRGYTDGFYQRHYTHEAQNYLDGHSKARRSQFVGEVKSVVDGWAEIDVKNRFEVGDELEIIHPSGNQVITLGALRGKDGAPLAAAAGNGVHASMPLDARFDGALIARLLRD, encoded by the coding sequence ATGTCGCTCAAAGCCCCCGAACTGCTCCTGCCTGCCGGCACGCTGGAAAAAATGCGTGCCGCCTACGATTTCGGCGCCGATGCCGTCTATGCCGGCCAGCCGCGCTACAGCCTGCGCGCGCGCAACAACGAGTTCAGGCTCGAGCAGCTGCAGCAGGGCATCGCCGAAGCGCATGCGCGCGGCAAGAAGCTGTTCGTTGCCAGCAACATCCTGCCGCACAACGCCAAGGTGAAAACCTACCTGGCCGACATGGCGCCGGTGATCGCAATGAAGCCCGATGCGCTGATCATGGCCGACCCGGGCCTGATCATGATGGTGCGCGAGCGCTGGCCCGAGCAGCCCATCCACCTGTCGGTGCAGGCCAACACGGTCAACTATGCCGGGGTGAAGTTCTGGCAGTCGCTCGGGCTCGAGCGGGTGATCCTGTCGCGCGAGCTGAGCCTCGATGAGGTCGAGGAGATCCGCCAGTTGTGCCCTGACATCGAGCTGGAAGTCTTCATCCACGGTGCGCTGTGCATCGCCTATTCGGGCCGCTGCCTGCTGTCCGGTTACTTCAACCACCGCGATCCGAACCAGGGCACCTGTACCAACGCCTGCCGCTGGGACTACAAGCTCAGCGACACGCAGTCCGACGACGCCGGCGACGTGCAGCCGGCGAAGATCGACTTCGATTTCAACCGTGCGCTCGGCGAGGCCGAGCAGTCGCTTGCCGCCTGTGGCGGCGCCGAGCGCCACCCGCTCGCCGACCGGACCTATCTGATCGAGGAAGCGAGCCGGCCGGGCGAACTGATGCCGATCATCGAGGACGAGCACGGCACCTACATCATGAACAGCAAGGATTTGCGCGCGGTGCAGCACGTCGAGCGGCTGGCGAGGATCGGCGTCGATTCGCTCAAGGTCGAGGGCCGCACCAAATCGCTGTACTACGTCGCCCGCGCGGCGCAGGTCTACCGCCGGGCGATCGACGACGCGGTGGCCGGCCGCCCGTTCAACCCGGCCTTGCTCGCCGATCTCGACGGCCTGGCCAACCGCGGTTACACCGATGGCTTCTACCAGCGCCACTACACCCACGAGGCGCAGAACTACCTCGACGGCCACTCGAAGGCCAGGCGCAGCCAGTTCGTCGGCGAGGTGAAATCGGTGGTCGATGGCTGGGCCGAGATCGACGTGAAGAACCGCTTCGAAGTCGGCGACGAGCTGGAAATCATCCATCCGTCCGGTAACCAAGTGATCACCCTGGGCGCGCTGCGCGGCAAGGATGGCGCGCCGCTGGCCGCAGCAGCCGGCAACGGCGTGCACGCCAGCATGCCGCTCGACGCGCGGTTCGACGGCGCCCTGATCGCGCGGCTGCTGCGGGACTGA